The Streptomyces cynarae genome contains a region encoding:
- the tesB gene encoding acyl-CoA thioesterase II: MSQALQSLLDLLDLERIERDIFRGKSRSAVVPRVFGGQVAAQALVAAGRTVPEERHAHSLHAYFLRPGDPGAPIVYSVDRIRDGRSFTTRRVVAVQHGQPIFHLSASFQTYEEGLEHQAPMPSAPDPATLPTSHERLRGYDHLAPEVVERFLEAREAVDLRYVDEPPYGRFGEPREPHSQVWFRTNGKLDDDPLLHVVLATYVSDMTLLDSVLLAHGRGGWAVGDVVGASLDHAMWFHRPFRADEWLLYDQESPSASGGRGLGQARIYTQDGRLAITVIQEGVVRVPR, encoded by the coding sequence ATGAGTCAGGCACTTCAGTCCCTGCTCGATCTGCTCGACCTGGAGCGGATCGAGCGGGACATCTTCCGCGGCAAGTCCCGGTCCGCCGTGGTTCCGCGCGTCTTCGGCGGGCAGGTCGCGGCCCAGGCACTGGTCGCCGCGGGGCGCACGGTCCCCGAGGAACGGCACGCGCACTCTCTGCACGCGTACTTCCTGCGCCCCGGCGACCCCGGCGCGCCCATCGTCTACAGCGTCGACCGCATCCGCGACGGCCGCTCCTTCACCACCCGTCGGGTGGTCGCGGTCCAGCACGGGCAGCCGATCTTCCACCTCTCCGCGTCGTTCCAGACGTACGAGGAGGGCCTGGAGCACCAGGCGCCGATGCCCTCCGCGCCCGACCCGGCCACGCTGCCCACCTCCCACGAGCGGCTGCGCGGCTACGACCACCTCGCCCCCGAGGTCGTGGAACGGTTCCTGGAGGCCCGCGAGGCCGTCGACCTGCGGTACGTCGACGAGCCGCCGTACGGCAGGTTCGGGGAGCCGCGCGAGCCGCACTCCCAGGTGTGGTTCCGCACCAACGGAAAGCTCGACGACGACCCCCTGCTGCATGTCGTCCTCGCCACCTACGTCTCCGACATGACGCTCCTCGACTCGGTGCTGCTCGCGCACGGGCGCGGCGGCTGGGCCGTCGGTGACGTCGTCGGGGCCTCGCTGGACCACGCCATGTGGTTCCACCGGCCGTTCCGGGCCGACGAATGGCTGCTGTACGACCAGGAGTCGCCGTCCGCGTCCGGCGGGCGCGGGCTCGGCCAGGCCCGGATCTACACGCAGGACGGGCGGCTGGCGATCACGGTGATCCAGGAGGGCGTGGTCCGCGTCCCCCGCTGA
- a CDS encoding acyl-CoA dehydrogenase family protein encodes MRRTVFNEDHEAFRETLRAFIEAEVVPVYDEWFAAGQAPRDFYYKLGDLGIFGISVPEEFGGAGLDTHKFEAVLYEETARAGVQFGGSGVHVLLALPYIKMLATDEQKKRYLPKFVTGEEMWAIAMTEPGTGSDLAGMKTTAKLSEDGTHYVLNGAKTFITGGVHANRVIVCARTAAPREDDRRFGISLFAVDTKSEGYSIGRKLDKLGLKTSDTAELAFVDVKVPVEDLLGEENKGFYYLGHNLASERWGIAFGAYAQAKAAVRFAKQYVQERTVFGKPVAHFQNTKFELAACQAEVDAAEAVADRALEALDAGELTPAEAASAKLFCTEVAHRVIDRCLQLHGGYGYMNEYPIARLYADNRVNRIYGGTSEIMKTIIAKDMGL; translated from the coding sequence GTGCGCCGTACTGTGTTCAACGAGGACCACGAGGCGTTCCGGGAGACCCTGCGCGCCTTCATCGAGGCCGAGGTCGTACCGGTGTACGACGAGTGGTTCGCCGCGGGCCAGGCGCCGCGCGACTTCTACTACAAGCTCGGCGATCTGGGCATCTTCGGCATCAGCGTGCCCGAGGAGTTCGGCGGCGCCGGCCTGGACACCCACAAGTTCGAGGCCGTCCTCTACGAGGAGACCGCGCGGGCCGGCGTGCAGTTCGGCGGCTCCGGGGTGCACGTCCTGCTCGCCCTGCCGTACATCAAGATGCTCGCCACCGACGAGCAGAAGAAGCGCTACCTGCCGAAGTTCGTCACCGGCGAGGAGATGTGGGCCATCGCGATGACCGAGCCGGGCACCGGCTCCGACCTCGCGGGCATGAAGACCACCGCCAAGCTCTCCGAGGACGGCACGCACTACGTCCTCAACGGCGCCAAGACGTTCATCACCGGCGGCGTCCACGCCAACCGCGTCATCGTCTGCGCCCGCACCGCCGCCCCGCGCGAGGACGACCGCCGCTTCGGCATATCCCTGTTCGCCGTGGACACCAAGTCCGAGGGCTACTCCATCGGCCGCAAGCTGGACAAGCTGGGCCTGAAGACCTCCGACACGGCCGAGCTGGCCTTCGTCGACGTCAAGGTGCCGGTCGAGGACCTGCTCGGCGAGGAGAACAAGGGCTTCTACTACCTCGGGCACAACCTGGCCTCCGAGCGCTGGGGCATCGCCTTCGGCGCCTACGCGCAGGCCAAGGCCGCCGTCCGGTTCGCCAAGCAGTACGTGCAGGAGCGCACCGTCTTCGGCAAGCCGGTCGCCCACTTCCAGAACACCAAGTTCGAGCTGGCCGCCTGCCAGGCCGAGGTGGACGCGGCGGAGGCCGTCGCCGACCGCGCGCTGGAAGCCCTGGACGCCGGCGAGCTGACCCCCGCCGAGGCCGCCTCCGCCAAGCTGTTCTGCACCGAGGTCGCCCACCGCGTCATCGACCGCTGCCTCCAGCTGCACGGCGGCTACGGCTACATGAACGAGTACCCGATCGCCCGTCTGTACGCCGACAACCGCGTCAACCGCATCTACGGCGGCACCAGCGAGATCATGAAGACGATCATCGCCAAGGACATGGGTCTGTAA
- a CDS encoding phosphatase, giving the protein MPIPGIPSRADLLVHLVRTRIAGEVATPRENNLSHYRKLANGDRNFWLGLELGDRWRDEQDVLAVMAERCGVSDDPEYRYGQDTIDPELTVDALERLAARLRKAADGGQRVLFATGHPGGLLDVHRATAAALRAAGCEIVVIPDGLRTDEGYVMQFADVAVLEHGATLWHTHSGEPMKAILEGLEGEGRPLPDLVVADHGWAGCAGQLGIDSVGYADCNDPALFIAEAEGTVQVTVPLDDHVASPRHYDPLTAYLLHAAGLTED; this is encoded by the coding sequence ATGCCGATACCCGGGATCCCCAGCCGTGCCGATCTCCTCGTCCACCTCGTCCGGACCCGCATCGCGGGCGAGGTCGCCACGCCCCGCGAGAACAACCTCTCCCACTACCGCAAGCTCGCGAACGGCGACCGGAACTTCTGGCTCGGCCTGGAGCTCGGCGACCGCTGGAGGGACGAACAGGACGTCCTCGCGGTCATGGCGGAGCGCTGCGGCGTCAGCGACGACCCCGAGTACCGCTACGGCCAGGACACGATCGACCCGGAACTGACGGTCGACGCACTGGAACGGCTCGCGGCCCGTCTGCGCAAGGCCGCCGACGGCGGGCAGCGCGTGCTGTTCGCCACCGGCCACCCCGGCGGTCTTCTCGACGTGCACCGCGCCACCGCCGCCGCCCTGCGCGCCGCCGGCTGCGAGATCGTCGTGATCCCGGACGGGCTGCGGACGGACGAGGGGTACGTCATGCAGTTCGCGGACGTGGCCGTCCTGGAGCACGGCGCCACCCTGTGGCACACGCACTCGGGCGAGCCGATGAAGGCGATCCTGGAGGGCCTGGAGGGCGAGGGACGCCCCCTGCCGGACCTGGTCGTCGCCGACCACGGCTGGGCGGGCTGCGCGGGACAGCTCGGCATCGACTCCGTCGGGTACGCCGACTGCAACGACCCGGCGCTCTTCATCGCCGAGGCCGAGGGCACCGTCCAGGTGACGGTCCCCCTCGACGACCACGTCGCGAGCCCCCGCCACTACGACCCGCTGACGGCGTACCTGCTGCACGCGGCGGGCCTGACGGAGGACTGA